The Streptomyces pactum genome contains a region encoding:
- a CDS encoding NADH-ubiquinone oxidoreductase-F iron-sulfur binding region domain-containing protein, whose amino-acid sequence MDLRFGDSEPTDEERAAVDALLGPPESSWEGAARDGTDAADLRWARGGREARDRRDLLLPGLHALNDRIGWISEGALDYLCRRLTVPPAQAYGVATFYAMFSVRPRPATVLHVCTDLACTAAGATDLSTDVEARLGPESGVRVERGPCLGLCERAPAALVIRAGDSARPACEGGTVQAVRGSGGAAPGDGKERRGRDTPRATAVCAPATPDAAVRAATAPENAPAEPAPALAVPQAGDPALTLLERVGTADPTSLDDYRAHGGYTALRRAFALGPAGVIREVTDAGLVGRGGAAFPTGRKWQATAAQPDHPHYLVCNADESEPGTFKDRVLMEGDPYALVEAMTIAAYATGAHKGYLYLRGEYPRALTRLTHAIAQARNRGLLGDDVLGQGYAFDIEIRRGAGAYICGEETALFNSIEGYRGEPRSKPPFPVEKGLFGKPTVENNVETLVNVLPILTMGAPAYAAIGTAASTGPKLYCVSGSVDRPGVYELPFGATLGELLTLAQVRAGLRAVLLGGAAGGFVRPDELDIPLTFEGTRQAGTTLGSGVVMAFDDTVPLPRLLLRIAEFFRDESCGQCVPCRVGTVRQEEALRRIADRTGAAAAGDIDLLREVGRAMRDASICGLGQTAWNAVESAIDRLGAYE is encoded by the coding sequence GTGGACCTGCGCTTCGGTGACAGCGAGCCGACGGACGAGGAACGCGCGGCCGTCGACGCCCTGCTCGGCCCGCCCGAGTCGTCCTGGGAGGGCGCCGCCCGCGACGGGACGGACGCCGCCGACCTGCGCTGGGCGCGCGGCGGACGCGAGGCACGGGACCGCCGCGACCTGCTGCTGCCGGGACTGCACGCCCTCAACGACCGGATCGGCTGGATCAGCGAGGGCGCCCTGGACTACCTGTGCCGACGCCTGACGGTGCCACCGGCACAGGCGTACGGGGTCGCCACGTTCTACGCGATGTTCTCGGTGCGGCCGCGCCCGGCGACGGTCCTCCACGTCTGCACCGATCTGGCGTGCACGGCGGCCGGGGCGACGGATTTGAGTACGGACGTCGAGGCACGCCTGGGCCCGGAGAGCGGCGTACGGGTCGAGCGCGGCCCGTGCCTGGGCCTGTGCGAGCGGGCACCGGCGGCACTGGTGATACGCGCGGGTGACTCGGCCCGTCCGGCGTGTGAGGGCGGGACCGTCCAGGCCGTGAGGGGGTCCGGGGGCGCGGCCCCCGGGGACGGGAAGGAGCGGCGGGGGAGAGACACCCCGCGCGCCACCGCCGTATGCGCCCCCGCGACCCCGGACGCCGCCGTCCGGGCGGCCACCGCACCCGAGAACGCCCCCGCCGAGCCCGCCCCCGCTCTCGCCGTCCCGCAGGCCGGCGACCCCGCGCTCACCCTTCTCGAGCGCGTCGGCACCGCCGACCCCACCTCGCTCGACGACTACCGCGCCCACGGCGGCTACACGGCCCTGCGCCGCGCCTTCGCCCTCGGCCCCGCCGGCGTCATCCGCGAGGTCACCGACGCGGGCCTGGTCGGCCGCGGCGGCGCCGCCTTCCCCACCGGCCGCAAGTGGCAGGCCACGGCCGCCCAGCCCGACCACCCGCACTACCTCGTCTGCAACGCCGACGAGTCCGAGCCCGGCACCTTCAAGGACCGCGTGCTCATGGAGGGCGACCCGTACGCCCTCGTCGAGGCGATGACGATCGCGGCGTACGCCACCGGCGCGCACAAGGGCTACCTCTACCTCCGCGGTGAATACCCGCGTGCTCTCACCCGCCTCACCCACGCCATCGCGCAGGCCCGCAACCGCGGCCTGCTCGGCGACGACGTCCTCGGCCAGGGTTACGCCTTCGACATCGAGATCCGGCGGGGCGCGGGCGCGTACATCTGCGGTGAGGAGACGGCCCTGTTCAACTCCATCGAGGGCTACCGGGGCGAGCCCCGCTCCAAGCCGCCGTTCCCCGTGGAGAAGGGCCTGTTCGGCAAGCCGACGGTGGAGAACAACGTCGAGACACTGGTCAACGTGCTGCCCATCCTCACCATGGGCGCCCCGGCCTACGCGGCGATCGGCACGGCGGCCTCCACCGGCCCCAAACTGTACTGCGTGTCGGGAAGCGTGGACCGGCCCGGCGTCTACGAGCTGCCGTTCGGCGCCACGCTGGGCGAGCTGCTCACGCTCGCCCAAGTACGCGCGGGGCTGCGGGCGGTACTGCTCGGCGGCGCGGCGGGCGGCTTCGTACGCCCCGACGAGCTCGACATCCCCCTCACCTTCGAGGGCACCCGCCAGGCCGGCACCACGCTCGGCTCCGGAGTCGTCATGGCCTTCGACGACACGGTGCCCCTCCCCCGGCTGCTGCTGCGCATCGCGGAGTTCTTCCGTGACGAGTCGTGCGGGCAGTGCGTGCCGTGCCGGGTCGGGACCGTGCGCCAGGAGGAGGCGCTGCGCCGGATCGCGGACCGTACGGGTGCCGCCGCGGCCGGTGACATCGACCTGCTGCGGGAGGTCGGGCGGGCGATGCGGGACGCCTCGATCTGCGGTCTCGGGCAGACCGCGTGGAACGCCGTGGAATCCGCCATCGACCGTCTGGGGGCGTACGAATGA
- a CDS encoding 2Fe-2S iron-sulfur cluster-binding protein, translated as MTAIPLGVPRRLVEFTLDGQDARVPEGSTILEACRAAGKDVPTLCEGDTLTPKNACRVCVVEVEGARTLAPACSRRAEPGMVVRTDTERARHSRKVVLELLASSVDLSTTPSVARWIKEYEAKPDRFGPDAARVDEEPRVDNDLYVRDYGKCILCYKCVDACGDQWQNTFAISVSGRGFDARISVEQDAPLTDSACVYCGNCIEVCPTGALSFKSEFDMRAAGTWDEARQSETTTVCAYCGVGCNLTLHVQDNEIVKVTSPHDNPVTHGNLCIKGRFGYQHVQNRD; from the coding sequence ATGACCGCGATACCGCTCGGAGTGCCGCGCCGGCTGGTGGAGTTCACCCTCGACGGGCAGGATGCCCGGGTCCCCGAGGGGTCGACGATCCTCGAGGCCTGCCGGGCCGCCGGGAAGGACGTCCCGACGCTGTGCGAGGGCGACACGCTCACCCCCAAGAACGCCTGCCGGGTCTGCGTGGTCGAAGTAGAGGGCGCCCGGACCCTCGCCCCCGCCTGCTCGCGCCGGGCGGAGCCGGGCATGGTGGTGCGCACGGACACCGAGCGCGCCCGGCACAGCCGCAAGGTCGTCCTCGAACTGCTCGCGTCCTCGGTCGACCTCTCGACGACCCCGTCGGTCGCGCGGTGGATCAAGGAGTACGAGGCGAAACCGGACCGCTTCGGCCCGGACGCGGCCCGCGTCGACGAGGAGCCGAGGGTCGACAACGACCTGTACGTACGCGATTACGGCAAGTGCATCCTCTGCTACAAGTGCGTGGACGCCTGCGGCGACCAGTGGCAGAACACGTTCGCGATATCGGTCTCCGGCCGCGGCTTCGACGCCCGGATCTCGGTCGAACAGGACGCCCCGCTGACCGACTCGGCGTGCGTCTACTGCGGCAACTGCATCGAGGTCTGCCCCACCGGGGCCCTGTCGTTCAAGTCGGAGTTCGACATGCGCGCGGCGGGCACCTGGGACGAGGCGCGGCAGAGCGAGACGACCACGGTGTGCGCGTACTGCGGAGTGGGCTGCAACCTCACCCTCCACGTGCAGGACAATGAGATCGTGAAGGTCACCTCGCCGCACGACAACCCGGTGACCCACGGCAACCTCTGCATCAAGGGCCGCTTCGGCTACCAGCACGTACAGAACCGGGACTGA
- the fdhD gene encoding formate dehydrogenase accessory sulfurtransferase FdhD — MGRVTERRKVIRVRDGAVSTRPDTLVAEEPLEIRLNGKPLAITMRTPGDDFALAAGFLVSEGVLAEQGDLQNIVYCAGATDGGTSRASAAERGGGSNTYNVVDVRTAPDVPVPDITLERNVYTTSSCGLCGKASLDAVRTTARWPIADTPPVRVTPELLADLPDRLRAAQRVFDRTGGLHAAALFTEDGELVDVREDVGRHNAVDKLVGRALQNGDLPLSRSVLLVSGRASFELAQKAVMAGIPVLAAVSAPSSLAVDLAAETGLTLVGFLRGSSMNVYAGEGRVALRAAAAQG, encoded by the coding sequence ATGGGACGAGTCACGGAACGACGCAAGGTGATCCGCGTACGGGACGGCGCGGTCTCCACCCGCCCGGACACGCTCGTGGCCGAGGAACCGCTGGAGATCCGGCTGAACGGCAAGCCCCTCGCGATCACGATGCGCACTCCGGGCGACGACTTCGCGCTGGCGGCCGGGTTCCTGGTCAGCGAAGGAGTCCTCGCCGAGCAGGGCGACCTGCAGAACATCGTCTACTGCGCGGGCGCCACGGATGGGGGCACCTCCCGCGCGAGCGCAGCCGAGCGTGGGGGAGGCTCCAACACCTACAACGTCGTCGACGTGCGGACGGCCCCCGACGTGCCGGTCCCCGACATCACGCTGGAGCGGAACGTCTACACGACCTCCTCCTGCGGGCTGTGCGGCAAGGCGAGCCTGGACGCGGTGCGCACGACGGCCCGCTGGCCCATCGCCGACACTCCCCCGGTCCGGGTCACCCCCGAACTGCTGGCCGACCTGCCCGACCGGCTGCGCGCCGCCCAGCGGGTCTTCGACCGGACCGGCGGCCTGCACGCGGCGGCCCTGTTCACCGAGGACGGTGAACTCGTGGACGTGCGTGAGGACGTGGGTCGGCACAACGCGGTCGACAAGCTGGTCGGCCGCGCCCTGCAGAACGGGGACCTGCCGCTGTCCCGGTCGGTTCTGCTGGTGTCGGGACGGGCCTCCTTCGAGCTGGCGCAGAAGGCGGTGATGGCGGGCATCCCGGTGCTGGCCGCCGTGTCGGCCCCGTCCTCGCTCGCGGTGGACCTGGCCGCCGAGACCGGGCTGACGCTGGTGGGCTTCCTGCGCGGCAGCTCCATGAACGTGTACGCGGGTGAGGGCCGCGTCGCCCTGCGGGCCGCGGCCGCCCAGGGCTGA
- a CDS encoding bile acid:sodium symporter family protein — translation MPIDPYILLLLGTVGLAALLPARGTGADVSSGASTAAIAFLFFLYGARLSTREAVDGLRHWRLHVTVLACTFVVFPLLGLASRGLVPVFLTDPLYQGLLFLTLVPSTIQSSIAFTSIARGNVPAAICAGSFSSLVGIVVTPLLAAALLGGGGGFSADSVAGIVLQLLVPFVAGQLLRRWIGGFVARHKKVLGLVDRGSILLVVYTAFSQGMVQGIWHQVSPVRLAGLLAVQAVLLAVMLLLTWYGAKVLGFGRADRIAIQFAGSKKSLAAGLPMASVLFGAQASLAVLPLMLFHQMQLMVCAVIAKRRSHDPEAVTAAEPGAPGRTAVGSGRH, via the coding sequence ATGCCGATCGACCCGTACATCCTGCTGCTGCTGGGGACGGTGGGTCTCGCGGCGCTGCTGCCGGCCCGCGGCACGGGCGCGGACGTCTCCTCCGGAGCCTCCACCGCCGCGATCGCCTTCCTCTTCTTCCTCTACGGCGCCCGGCTCTCCACCCGGGAGGCGGTGGACGGCCTGCGGCACTGGCGGCTGCACGTCACCGTGCTGGCCTGCACCTTCGTCGTCTTCCCGCTGCTGGGGCTGGCCTCCCGCGGACTCGTCCCGGTCTTCCTGACCGACCCCCTCTACCAGGGGCTGCTCTTCCTCACCCTGGTCCCGTCGACCATCCAGTCGTCGATCGCCTTCACCTCCATCGCCCGCGGCAACGTGCCCGCCGCGATCTGCGCGGGCTCCTTCTCCTCCCTGGTGGGCATCGTCGTCACGCCGCTGCTGGCCGCCGCCCTCCTCGGCGGCGGGGGCGGGTTCTCCGCCGACTCGGTGGCCGGGATTGTGCTGCAACTGCTGGTGCCGTTCGTCGCCGGGCAGTTGCTGCGCCGCTGGATCGGGGGCTTCGTCGCCCGCCACAAGAAGGTCCTCGGGCTCGTCGACCGCGGCTCGATCCTCCTCGTCGTGTACACGGCGTTCAGTCAGGGCATGGTCCAGGGCATCTGGCACCAGGTCAGCCCGGTCCGGCTGGCCGGCCTGCTGGCCGTTCAGGCGGTACTGCTGGCCGTGATGCTGCTGCTGACCTGGTACGGGGCGAAGGTGCTGGGCTTCGGGCGGGCGGACCGGATCGCGATCCAGTTCGCCGGGTCGAAGAAGTCCCTCGCCGCCGGACTGCCGATGGCGAGCGTCCTGTTCGGCGCCCAGGCCTCACTGGCCGTACTGCCGCTGATGCTCTTCCACCAGATGCAGTTGATGGTGTGCGCGGTCATCGCCAAGCGCCGGTCGCACGACCCGGAGGCGGTGACCGCGGCGGAGCCCGGCGCTCCGGGGCGCACGGCGGTCGGCAGCGGACGCCACTGA